ACTGGCAGCAGTTTGGGTCCAGGTTAATATAAGTTTTGAATGCTTAAAAACTTATTTGCAGTCCTAACGCTTGTATTAGTGAGTAGGTGGCCACAATCCAGCTAGCATTCACATTACACTGTTTCAGGAAACCTGTAAGGAGACTGACCATACACAGCTCGTCTGAGaacaaaatgcttaaaaaaaatctacgGGATTTGGAGAACACAGACGACAATACGCAATTTCCTAAACTTACTGTGAATTGTGTTAGAACTTCATGTTTAGTAAAATACAGTTGAATTGCATAAATGCAAGACTGTTTTAGTGTGTATTTTATTGACTTAATTTAAGAAAACGTTAGGAATTCCTTATGTTACTTTTAACAAATTTTTAACGCGCAGAAGTCAAAGTGCATGAAGGGGAAGAATACAGACCCACGCTACGGACGAAAGAGAACAATCCCTAGCACAAGAACATCCCACAGTACAACTACACTACTGGCCCCTTTGGTATAAGTGGTTCAGTCTATTTCCAGATCACTGTCTTCACTGTAACATGCAGATGGATTATGTATAGAAGTCAGGAGCACTAGGTCTTTTTCTGGCAGCAAACCACATTCCTGCAGAAAAGCCTCCAGGTCTACAGCAAAAAAATCTTCTCCAAGCTGGTCAGTGATTCGCACAAAATTGCCGATGAGCTCCCCTGCCTTATAGATCAGCAAAGCTGGCAGAGCGTTATTCGTAAAGCGAGTGCTAGCACCAATGAGCGAGCTCTTCACTCTGCAAAATTTAACTGTCGGATACTCAGCGGCCAGGCAGATCATACAGCCATTCAGGGATTCGGTGCCGGGGATATGATCTTCATAAATATGGATCATGATCAATGTGCTCTTATGCTCTTTATCAACTGTGTCCAAAAATGCTTCACCACTGGTAATCTCAAAAACCTGTTTAAATTGCTGCCCACTGTACAACTGCTGTCTCATCTCCTCCATTCGCTGCTTCCTGTATCGCTGCAAAAATTCCTCATCATCTTCATCGTTGTGAATCATGTTATATTCTTGTAACGTCATCTAAAAACACATACAAAGATacatgaaagagagagaaacatcTGCATTGCTATATGGGTCACTTACATAATGAGAATTTACATCTAGAGGATTAATGTGGGTCACTCGTCTTTAGTAACAGCAAAGTGCAACCCAGGAAGGCTCAAGCACCCTCTGTATTACACTCCATTTTGATCTAATTAGAAACTGTGTCCAGTGGGAACAGCGATTTCAGCCTTGGGTATTCTAGTTTGCACAAGCTGCACTAATAACACAAGTGGCTGCTCCATGCTCCGCTTTAATTCAGGTTAATGGTGGCTATGTGCTTTCACTAAGCTATGAGCACCGATTTGGACACTTAGGCCAGACCAAAGTCTAGCTTccttttcatttagtttttcGGTTAACATTTTTTGGCAATCAAATGCAGTCTCTTGTCTGTAGAACTGAAGTTAACAGGATTTAATATATTTCGTATCTGTTCACTTGCTTCGTTAAACATGTTTGCATCACTCAAGGTATAGGACAGTGTGGCCAACTTTCATCATCTGAAAGTGATAAACACTGCGTGCTAATTAGTAACTTCTCTGACTAGAACTGTAAGAACTTGTTATACAGCCCAGTGGATTAAAACCATTCACAACTTCCAACGCCTTCTATCTTTGGAGCTCAGTCAAAGCCAAATTCTCAACACCCACTTactaaatatgaaaacaataaGGACCCCTAAACTCTTGTTTTAGGCATGGGAGGCACTATCCATAGGTTTGCCGTACAACTATTCTTACTCCTTTGTGCCATGCTAcctttccattgattttttcctgaagctctttctgcttctgcttatCAGACTCTTCATCCAAGTGAGATCTACACGTCATAGATAACTTTTTAATGAGTCGTTCCATTTCTCTGCGCTGCTCTTGCCGCTGCTCGGTTTCCAGTTGTTTAAACCTTCGCCAGTCATTAATGACTCCTTTGGGACCTGAAATTAAACATGTAGGCGTTTGATATAAAAGGGTAATAAAATTACACCTATCATTTAAAATTGAAGTAACAGTTTGTAAGTCAGCAGTAAAATAGTGGTCCTGTCATAAACTTTTTGTGTACtgtgaaaaatgttgaaatgaatCACAAGAAGTAACTTGCCATTGACGTGTCCTTGAGCTTCTGTCTGTTTTTTTGTGTAAGAAGACTAAAGCTTATCTAACTAGACTACTCTCATAATTGTCCCAAAGATTATTCCAGATTAGTATCTCTGCTCTTGAAATAGAACCACCAGCCCTCAAGaattcctaagaaaaaaaataacgaCAGGAAAGTATAATGAAGCTTGCGGGTGCTCTCGTACAGCAGTACATTCTGTGATGTACAACGGTGTTAATTCTTACAGACTGCACCTTGCTGTGACCCTGCTGCTAGGGCCCAGTGAAGGACTTTTTTAGGTCCTCTCTAAATATGCCAGTTTAGTACTGTAATTCTGCCAGGGTTCCCTCAGGTGAGAGACGTGAACATATTCAGGAAGATTCTTCATCATTCTTAGAGACCCTAAAACAGAGAGGACGAGTCTTTCACAAGAAATACCCTCTGGATCACACCAAGGATCCACACAGACTAGTACCGTGTCTCTGACAGTGCCAGGAGAGAACACTATTTTGGGAAAGCCTGGCCGCTTTCTGCCTATTCTTCATGTACTTGTTCAGCACCTATCTGTTAGTGGTTAACAACTGTGTGGcttacagcaaagaaatttaTGCATTATCAGCCAAATTGTATAAATCAGCTTTTCAGGCAAAGCCTAACTGCTTTACATATAATGCTGACGTCTCTCCGAGAAGAAGTCAAACATTAAAGAACtgtctattaaaaataagattagaCTATAGCCAGGAAATGATCAATCTCTGACTCAAGTATGCATAAAAACataactttcattttcaaagacGAATTTTAGAAAAAGACATGAATCTTCCAATAAACaaagcatttacaaaataattattttgatataATGATACCTGTGTTGACTGCACTGCCATCGCTGCTAAGCTCTACTTCCCCAACACTTTCAGGAATGGTGCTCTCTCcttctttatcttctttctcaCTGTCTTCATCCTCACCCTCACTACTGCTGTAATAATACTGGAGCTTCTCACCAAGCAGTTTATCATCCAAAGTAGTCATTACGTTCTAAAAAACAGATTAACAAAACAGAGAATGTATCTCTTATTCAAATATACAGCACGAGATACCACTTTAAATGCATAATGATGgccctttccttcctcagagCAGTTTTTTAGCCACATGGGAACAGTTTACAGCCCACTATCAAACAGCCTACAATGCAGTCACAGGAGTTAATTCTTAGTCACAATTTCAAACTCACCTAAGTTAAAAGCCTGTACGAATAGAGCTGCTTTAAGGCTTACTAGTGCAGAAACACTTTATGTGTGTTCTCATTCATGGAGAATGAATTTTCTAACCGTGATTCAGGAATATTACCAGCCTCACTTGGACAGCTCCATGAGGTTGATTTCCCAGCTATTGACATTTAAATTTCTGGTATTATCTGCATTATTTTAACAATGATTTGAGCTGAAAAATCATCACTGTaattaatcaaattaaaaagttCTGACCTTTATTCCTTTCCAGTCTTTCAGAGACAAGCTTCTATCAAAACCTGGAAGAACATACAAATGCTTAGTGCAGACAGTGCTACAATTTCATGAACATCACTTCCAGGCTAAGAAATAATATCAAAGGAAAGATCTTCACATCTGTCATCTTTTCACCTGTCCACTGACCACATCGGCCATCTTTACAGAAGTCAAGAGCATCTTGTTTGTATGGGCAACACTGAAAGTTAGATGCTGGCATGCTGATAAAGTGATTGCAACTCTGCTCACTTTTCCAGagttaaacatttttgttatcCAAAACATCTTCTGCAAATAGAAATGAACAACAGCAGAATGCGCCCTCTTAAGCTACTGATAGCATCAGCATTTACAGCCTTTGTAAACCTCTCACATCAGGAGAGTAGAAAGATCAGGTGCCTCCAAGTGAGGAAAGCTGAAGAACCACGGAGCACCTTAAGAGTTTGGGGATCTCTCTCCATTGACTCCTTCCCACCACAATCCTCTAAGAGGGCTGCTGATGGGACCTCATCCTGATGGAGATGCAGAATGCCTGAGAATTACTCTTCTTTCCTGGGTGAAGGGCAGAGGGTGTCGAAAGGAGCGCCACTGAGGCCAGATATGCAGCTGTGGACCTGTGATGTGTGAACTACATCTAAATGtccataaaatttcatttaaaaaaaagcaacttccaTCAAATCAGTTGGTTTGGACTGACACTTAATTCTGCAGAACTCTGCAAGTCAGCCCTATTAATGTATATTTGACAAAAGACACTCCGAGCAATGTATGGATAAAGTAGGTCTTTTCGTTTTTCTGCCAACCGCTAGCAGGTTCTGCAAGAGTTAAAACCAGCTTAAGCAGATTATCAGGCGGCGGCCAGACGGCCCAGGATTACTGAGATTACTTCTCAGAGCACGGCAGGGCGCCGTGGAAGAGGCAACCCGAATTCAGAGGCAGCGGGCGATGCAAGAGGCAGAAAGCAAACCGGTTTGGTTTCGGTGGAAAGGACAAATGCTCCGAACGTCCCTTCGCCGCCGCGCCCCAGGCTCGGCCgagcccgccgccccgctcctccCGCCTCCCCTCCCGGGaccccagccccttccccgcAGGGCGCTGCaggccccggggccgccgccctaggccgcgcccgccgccctcccgccT
This genomic stretch from Balearica regulorum gibbericeps isolate bBalReg1 chromosome 20, bBalReg1.pri, whole genome shotgun sequence harbors:
- the PDCL gene encoding phosducin-like protein, which encodes MTTLDDKLLGEKLQYYYSSSEGEDEDSEKEDKEGESTIPESVGEVELSSDGSAVNTGPKGVINDWRRFKQLETEQRQEQRREMERLIKKLSMTCRSHLDEESDKQKQKELQEKINGKMTLQEYNMIHNDEDDEEFLQRYRKQRMEEMRQQLYSGQQFKQVFEITSGEAFLDTVDKEHKSTLIMIHIYEDHIPGTESLNGCMICLAAEYPTVKFCRVKSSLIGASTRFTNNALPALLIYKAGELIGNFVRITDQLGEDFFAVDLEAFLQECGLLPEKDLVLLTSIHNPSACYSEDSDLEID